A genomic stretch from Theobroma cacao cultivar B97-61/B2 chromosome 4, Criollo_cocoa_genome_V2, whole genome shotgun sequence includes:
- the LOC18603350 gene encoding ammonium transporter 1 member 1 has protein sequence MATCSADLAPLLGPNATAAADYICNKFSDSSLAVDNTYLLFSAYLVFSMQLGFAMLCAGSVRAKNTMNIMLTNVLDAATGGLFYYLFGFAFAFGSPSNGFIGRHNFGLKSIPSSSSSLDYSNFLYQWAFAIAAAGITSGSIAERTQFVAYLIYSSFLTGFVYPVVSHWFWATDGWASSFRNDDFLFDSGVIDFAGSGVVHIVGGVAGLWGALIEGPRIGRFDHSGRSVALRGHSATLVVLGTFMLWFGWYGFNPGSFNKISPSYASGNFYGQWSAVGRTAVTTTLAGCTAALTTLFGKRILTGHWNVTDVCNGLLGGFAAITSGCSVVEPWAAVICGFVAALVLIGCNKLAEKVKFDDPLEAAQLHGGCGAWGVLFTGLFATKKYVREVYPSSRPVKYGLFMGGGGRLFAAQIIQILVIVGWVSATMGTLFYLLHKFGLLRISADDEMAGMDLTRHGGLAYIYHDEDESHKQGIQMRKIESHPTPPAV, from the coding sequence ATGGCTACTTGTTCAGCGGACCTAGCTCCGCTCCTAGGCCCCAACGCCACCGCCGCAGCCGACTACATATGCAACAAGTTCAGTGACTCTTCCTTGGCTGTTGACAACACTTACCTCCTCTTCTCGGCCTACCTTGTTTTCTCCATGCAGCTCGGCTTTGCCATGCTTTGTGCTGGCTCAGTCCGTGCCAAAAACACCATGAACATCATGCTCACAAACGTCCTTGACGCTGCCACTGGTGGCCTCTTTTACTACCTTTTCGGTTTCGCCTTTGCCTTTGGTTCCCCTTCTAATGGCTTCATTGGCCGCCACAACTTTGGCTTAAAATCGATTCcttcctcttcctcttccttgGATTATAGCAACTTCCTTTATCAGTGGGCTTTTGCTATAGCAGCTGCTGGAATCACCAGTGGCTCAATAGCTGAAAGAACCCAATTTGTTGCTTATCTTATATATTCATCTTTCTTAACCGGTTTTGTTTACCCCGTTGTTTCTCATTGGTTTTGGGCGACTGATGGTTGGGCAAGTTCTTTCCGAAACGATGACTTTCTCTTTGATAGTGGAGTTATTGACTTTGCCGGGTCCGGGGTTGTTCACATAGTTGGTGGTGTGGCCGGATTATGGGGTGCACTTATTGAAGGACCAAGAATTGGCCGCTTCGACCATTCGGGTAGATCAGTAGCCTTGCGTGGTCATAGTGCAACCCTTGTTGTTCTTGGAACTTTCATGCTTTGGTTCGGTTGGTATGGGTTCAATCCTGGTTCATTCAACAAAATCTCCCCTTCTTACGCTTCTGGGAACTTTTACGGGCAGTGGAGTGCGGTGGGAAGAACGGCCGTGACAACCACGTTAGCTGGATGCACGGCGGCGTTGACTACTCTTTTTGGGAAAAGGATTTTGACTGGTCATTGGAATGTGACTGATGTGTGCAATGGTTTGCTTGGTGGCTTTGCTGCTATTACTTCAGGGTGCTCAGTAGTTGAACCCTGGGCTGCTGTTATATGTGGGTTCGTGGCTGCTTTAGTGTTGATCGGATGCAACAAGTTGGCTGAGAAAGTCAAGTTTGATGATCCTTTAGAGGCTGCTCAACTGCACGGTGGATGTGGTGCTTGGGGCGTGCTTTTCACAGGTTTGTTTGCTACTAAGAAGTATGTCAGGGAAGTTTACCCCAGCAGCAGGCCGGTCAAGTATGGGCTGTTCATGGGAGGTGGAGGGAGGCTCTTCGCTGCTCAGATTATCCAGATTTTGGTTATCGTTGGGTGGGTGAGTGCTACAATGGGGActttgttttatcttctccATAAGTTTGGCCTCTTGAGGATCTCAGCTGATGATGAAATGGCTGGTATGGACTTGACAAGGCATGGAGGACTTGCGTACATATACCATGATGAAGATGAATCACATAAGCAAGGGATTCAGATGAGGAAAATTGAAAGTCATCCAACTCCTCCTGCAgtctaa
- the LOC18603343 gene encoding protein ODORANT1 — translation MSWAVMAGHLGWGIIEEGWRKGPWTAEEDRLLIEYVRVHGEGRWNSVARLAGLKRNGKSCRLRWVNYLRPDLKRGQITPHEESIILELHARWGNRWSTIARSLPGRTDNEIKNYWRTHFKKKAKLSPDNSDKAKARLLKRQQFQQQQLLQQQEQQQQQQQQQQQQQQLQLNQFDMKRIMSLLDENEHRAPYVPQLRQEMATSYPNTTEEQGFFYPMINGNVSGNDTSNEEILWDGLWNLDDVHGTFGSACATSKASLHNLVTPFC, via the exons ATGTCTTGGGCAGTGATGGCTGGACACTTGGGTTGGGGTATTATTGAAGAGGGGTGGAGGAAAGGTCCctggacagctgaagaagataGGCTGCTTATTGAGTATGTCAGGGTACATGGTGAAGGCAGATGGAACTCTGTAGCTAGGCTTGCAG GGTTAAAAAGGAATGGAAAGAGCTGCAGGCTGAGATGGGTGAATTATTTAAGGCCAGACCTTAAGAGGGGGCAAATAACCCCTCATGAAGAGAGTATAATCCTTGAGCTTCATGCAAGGTGGGGAAACAG gTGGTCAACAATTGCAAGAAGCTTGCCTGGAAGAACTGATAACGAGATCAAGAACTACTGGAGGACccattttaagaaaaaggCTAAACTATCACCAGATAACTCTGATAAGGCAAAAGCTCGTCTGCTGAAAAGGCAACAGTTTCAGCAGCAGCAGCTACTGCAACAACAAGAACAACAACAGCAGCAGCAACAGCAGCAACAGCAACAGCAACAGTTACAGTTGAATCAATTTGACATGAAAAGGATCATGTCCCTGCTTGATGAAAATGAGCATAGAGCTCCATATGTGCCACAGCTGAGGCAAGAAATGGCTACTTCATACCCCAACACAACAGAGGAACAAGGCTTCTTCTACCCCATGATCAATGGCAATGTTTCCGGGAATGATACCTCGAACGAAGAAATTCTTTGGGATGGCTTGTGGAACCTGGATGATGTCCATGGAACTTTTGGTTCGGCATGTGCAACAAGTAAAGCTAGTTTGCACAATCTAGTGACCCCTTTCTGTTAA
- the LOC18603346 gene encoding uncharacterized protein LOC18603346 — protein MSNGDQELRDHETINCGEGEELQESPLDLSLLRIDSFNNGTTTDVSNTHRNHRSSCASCGGTGYISTTSNPMKRPSPEPLTEPKPKKLVLDRNHPLFGFSKVSLPPPPTQSLPILRRCVSDPSSSPGTNTQSPPGNANIVGESPLSKGSASASALPPKAPALRRSASDPYPSPGRTCKEESPSAKRLKRMEDRMREMSKWFHDAMREDENMVCAEEATKDDYELECEEDVSVEREGECVVICFKCPCGKGYKILLLGGDCYYKLI, from the exons atGAGTAACGGTGACCAAGAACTTAGGGACCATGAAACAATCAACTGCGGGGAAGGAGAAGAGCTCCAGGAATCGCCCCTGGACCTCTCTCTCCTCCGCATTGACAGCTTCAATAATGGCACCACCACTGACGTCAGCAACACCCACCGTAATCACCGCTCTTCTTGCGCCTCCTGCGGCGGGACTGGTTATATTAGTACTACTTCTAATCCCATGAAACGTCCCTCGCCCGAGCCACTTACGGAGCCAAAGCCCAAGAAACTCGTCTTGGACCGCAACCATCCTCTCTTTGGCTTCTCCAAGGTTTCTCTCCCTCCACCACCAACTCAATCTTTACCTATCCTTCGACGCTGCGTCTCTGATCCTTCCAGCTCTCCGGGAACCAACACCCAGTCGCCGCCTGGGAATGCCAACATTGTGGGGGAGTCACCATTGTCTAAAGGAAGTGCCTCTGCGTCTGCTTTGCCTCCTAAGGCACCTGCGCTGAGGAGATCAGCTTCCGACCCATATCCTTCCCCAGGCAGGACATGTAAGGAGGAAAGTCCTAGTGCTAAG AGGCTGAAGAGGATGGAAGATCGCATGAGGGAAATGAGCAAGTGGTTCCATGATGCAATGCGTGAAGATGAAAATATGGTCTGCGCTGAAGAGGCAACAAAG GATGACTATGAGTTAGAATGTGAAGAAGATGTTAGCGTAGAGAGAGAAGGGGAGTGTGTAGTCATCTGTTTCAAATGCCCCTGTGGCAAAGGTTATAAAATTCTTCTGTTAGGAGGAGACTGTTACTACAAGCTCATCTAG
- the LOC18603344 gene encoding pentatricopeptide repeat-containing protein At5g16860, whose protein sequence is MTFFFPLSRNLFTTQTIRYYTSAAVLDSPFKLLHFLHLSATHESLRLTKQAHARVLSLGLTQNPFLASKLLSLYAFFGRLIESRVVFDSVKEKNICLWNSVINGYLKSYSFIEAFDLFCKMGHFNAKPDDFTLATVSKVAGEIGDLKVGNLVHCKSIKTGFVLDVVVSNSLISMYGKCGEFEGMKKVFDEMFERNVGSWNALISGYANAGDCRLGKDLWEVVKNMQIDGVKLNGFTISSLLPLSGNEEVTRRCDYGRELHCYILKNELDSACGSDVHLGCCLIDMYSRNSKVLMGRNVFDRMRFRNVYAWTAMINGYVDNGDFDEALVLFQEMQLRDGIEPNKVSLVNVLPACSSYAGLMAGKQIHGYAIRKELSHDVALCNALIDMYSKCGSLNCAKQVFENGLFCKDSISWSSMICAYGLHGKGEEAMCLFDQMLLLGVKPDMITVVGVLSACRRSGLVNKGLSIYKSITNDYGMKPTVEICACVVDMLGRSGQLDRALDFIKTMPVEPGPSVWGALVSASVMHENLEMQDLAYRFLIQLEPENPSNYVSLSNLHASSKRWNAVAGLRKMMKERGLRKAPGCSWISMNGKTHCFYVADKAHPHSSSIYEILDDLIFIMKGAGYPTDFEELTQITSY, encoded by the coding sequence ATGACCTTCTTCTTCCCCCTTAGCCGCAACCTATTTACCACCCAAACCATCCGTTATTACACATCTGCTGCTGTGCTCGACTCGCCTTTCAAACTCCTCCATTTCCTCCATCTCTCAGCCACCCATGAATCTCTCCGACTCACCAAGCAAGCCCACGCTCGAGTACTCTCACTTGGGCTCACTCAAAATCCCTTTTTAGCCTCAAAGCTCCTTTCTTTATACGCCTTTTTTGGGCGCCTAATTGAGTCAAGAGTCGTTTTTGACTCagttaaagaaaagaacataTGTCTTTGGAACTCGGTGATTAATGGGTATCTCAAAAGTTACTCGTTTATTGAAgcttttgatttgttttgtAAAATGGGCCATTTTAATGCAAAGCCAGATGATTTTACATTGGCAACGGTTTCGAAAGTTGCCGGTGAAATCGGGGACTTGAAAGTGGGGAATTTGGTTCATTgtaaaagtataaaaactgGGTTTGTTTTGGATGTTGTTGTTTCCAATTCTTTGATTTCAATGTACGGAAAATGTGGAGAATTTGAGGGGATGAAAAAAGTGTTCGACGaaatgtttgaaagaaatgtgGGGTCTTGGAATGCATTGATTTCAGGGTATGCGAATGCTGGGGATTGCAGATTGGGAAAGGATTTGTGGGAAGTTGTTAAAAATATGCAAATTGATGGAGTGAAACTTAATGGATTCACAATTTCGAGTCTTTTGCCTTTGAGTGGCAATGAGGAGGTTACTAGGAGATGCGATTATGGGAGGGAACTTCATTGTTATATTTTGAAGAATGAACTGGATTCGGCTTGTGGCTCTGATGTTCATTTGGGTTGTTGTTTGATCGATATGTATTCAAGGAATAGTAAAGTTTTGATGGGTAGAAATGTTTTTGATAGGATGAGGTTTAGAAATGTTTATGCTTGGACAGCAATGATCAATGGTTACGTTGACAATGGAGATTTTGATGAAGCGCTGGTTCTTTTCCAGGAAATGCAGTTGCGTGATGGAATAGAACCCAATAAAGTCTCTCTTGTGAATGTTCTTCCTGCTTGTAGCTCCTATGCTGGTTTGATGGCTGGAAAACAGATTCATGGTTATGCAATTAGAAAGGAGCTGAGTCATGATGTGGCCTTGTGTAATGCGTTGATTGATATGTATTCAAAATGTGGGAGCTTGAATTGTGCTAAACAAGTTTTTGAGAATGGTTTGTTCTGTAAAGATTCTATATCTTGGAGTTCGATGATTTGTGCATATGGATTACATGGAAAGGGTGAAGAAGCCATGTGTCTGTTTGACCAGATGCTTTTGCTTGGGGTTAAACCAGACATGATAACAGTGGTAGGGGTGCTTTCTGCTTGCCGAAGGTCGGGATTGGTAAACAAAGGTCTTAGtatttataaatcaattaCAAATGACTATGGGATGAAGCCAACAGTTGAGATCTGTGCTTGTGTAGTTGACATGCTAGGTCGATCAGGGCAGCTTGATCGAGCATTAGATTTTATCAAAACAATGCCTGTTGAACCTGGGCCAAGTGTTTGGGGGGCTCTTGTTAGTGCTTCCGTAATGCATGAGAATCTTGAGATGCAAGACCTTGCCTATAGGTTTCTCATTCAGTTAGAACCTGAAAATCCTTCAAACTATGTCTCACTTTCAAATTTACATGCTTCTTCTAAACGATGGAATGCTGTGGCGGgattaagaaaaatgatgaaggaaaggGGTTTGAGGAAGGCACCTGGGTGCAGCTGGATTAGCATGAATGGCAAGACTCATTGCTTTTATGTGGCTGATAAAGCACATCCTCATTCCAGTTCGATTTATGAGATACTAGATGACCTCATCTTTATAATGAAGGGAGCCGGTTATCCTACTGATTTTGAAGAGTTGACACAGATCACTAGTTATTAA
- the LOC18603348 gene encoding DEAD-box ATP-dependent RNA helicase 13, whose protein sequence is MAAVSPPQQQEQESASLSKKRKQKRKRRVHDPELERLDSLPWNSSLRDKEEDDTFSLFIGSGDLDGGFLSLEEIDEANYGLDVPGPKKKVSDKKSKSKKEKLKEVTKGSAEDVEAEPADEMAEEKNAKAKKKKKKNKKRKAKTAQQGEESTVVSDGKDDEEEEMLEEAEAYSEFYAWNELRLHPLLMKSISRLGFKEPTPIQRACIPAAAHQGKDVIGAAETGSGKTLAFGLPILQRLLEEREKAANMIQEKGEEAEKFAPKGVLRALIITPTRELALQVTDHLKEVSKGINVRVVPIVGGMSAEKQERLLKTRPEIIVGTPGRLWELISEGEKHLVELHSLSFFVLDEADRMVEAGHFRELQSIIEMLPMTTGVTKGQSQNTQNCVTVSSLSRKKRQTFVFSATLALSADFRKKLKRGSLKSKQPAEGLNSIEILSERAGMRPNAAIIDLTNASILAKNLEESFIECREEDKDSYLYYILSIHGEGRTIVFCTSIAALRHISSLLRILGINVSTLHAQMQQRARLKAIDRFRANEHGILVATDVAARGLDIPGVRTVVHYQLPHSAEVYVHRSGRTARASSDGCSIALISPNDSSKFASLCKSFAKESIKQFPLENSYLPEVMKRLSLARQIDKILRKDSQERANKSWLERSAESLELVMENYDSEEERVNNFKQKKASSNQLKKLQQELNLLLSRPLRPKSFSHRYPAAAGVTHLIQHQFEELAKQNVGGNLVSGENKRRKLMVIGQDCMEPLQALRNAGHEVHMDVKEMAEKRRNVESLRRKRKEEKKRLRDQRRKQKKKLEGRQ, encoded by the exons ATGGCGGCAGTGTCACCGCCGCAACAACAAGAACAAGAATCGGCTTCACTTTCAAAGAAGAGAaagcaaaagagaaagagaagagtACATGACCCAGAACTCGAACGACTTGACTCGCTCCCTTGGAACTCTTCTCTTCGCgacaaagaagaagatgacactttctctctcttcattGGCTCTGGGGACCTTGATGGAG GTTTTCTTTCCCTTGAAGAGATTGACGAAGCTAATTATGGTTTAGATGTACCTGGACCTAAGAAGAAAGTATCtgataaaaaatcaaaatccaagaaagAGAAGCTAAAAGAAGTCACTAAGGGTTCTGCTGAAGATGTTGAAGCTGAACCTGCAGATGAAATGGCAGAAGAGAAGAATGCGAAGgctaaaaaaaagaaaaagaagaataagaagagAAAGGCAAAAACAGCTCAACAAGGAGAGGAATCTACAGTTG TCAGTGACGGCAAAGATGATGAGGAAGAAGAGATGCTTGAGGAAGCTGAAGCTTACTCTGAATTTTATGCGTGGAATGAGTTGAGGCTTCATCCCCTGCTTATGAAATCAATATCTCGGCTTGGGTTCAAGGAACCAACTCCAATACAGAGAGCTTGTATTCCAGCTGCAGCTCATCAAGGGAAG GATGTTATTGGTGCTGCTGAAACTGGATCTGGGAAAACACTAGCATTTGGCCTGCCCATTCTCCAACGTCTCTTAGAAGAACGGGAAAAAGCTGCAAACATGATTCAGGAGAAGGGGGAGGAAGCAGAAAAGTTTGCTCCTAAAGGTGTTTTACGAGCTCTTATTATCACTCCTACTAGGGAACTTGCACTCCAG GTTACTGATCATCTTAAGGAAGTTTCGAAGGGTATCAACGTTAGAGTGGTTCCTATTGTTGGTGGCATGTCAGCAGAGAAGCAGGAACGTCTATTGAAAACAAGGCCTGAGATAATTGTTGGAACTCCAGGGAGATTATGGGAGCTTATCTCAGAGGGGGAAAAACATCTTGTTGAG TTACATTCATTGTCTTTCTTTGTGCTGGATGAGGCTGATCGAATGGTTGAAGCGGGGCATTTCCGTGAGTTACAGTCAATAATTGAAATGCTTCCTATGACCACTGGTGTTACCAAAGGACAATCTCAAAACACACAGAATTGTGTGACAGTTTCAAGCTtatcaagaaagaaaagacaaacATTTGTTTTTTCTGCAACTTTAGCACTTTCTGCTGATTTTCGCAAGAAGCTAAAGCGTGGTTCATTAAAATCCAAGCAGCCTGCTGAGGGGCTGAATTCTATCGAAATCCTATCTGAGCGAGCAGGAATGAGACCGAATGCTGCCATTATTGATCTGACAAATGCATCAATTTTAGCAAAGAACCTTGAGGAATCTTTTATTGA ATGCAGGGAAGAAGATAAAGATTCCTATTTGTATTACATTTTGAGCATTCATGGAGAAGGGCGAACAATTGTTTTCTGTACATCAATTGCAGCTTTGCGTCATATTTCTTCCCTCTTGCGCATCCTGGGCATTAATGTTTCAACACTTCATGCTCAGATGCAGCAGCGAGCTCGCTTGAAG GCCATTGACCGTTTTCGTGCAAATGAACATGGCATTCTTGTTGCCACTGATGTTGCAGCAAGGGGCCTTGATATTCCTGGTGTTCGAACTGTTGTCCACTATCAGCTTCCTCATTCAGCAGAA GTTTATGTACATAGAAGTGGAAGAACTGCTAGGGCCTCGTCTGATGGGTGCAGCATTGCTCTTATCTCTCCGAATGATTCCTCAAAGTTTGCATCTCTGTGCAAATCATTTGCTAAG GAAAGCATCAAACAATTTCCTTTAGAGAACTCGTACTTGCCAGAGGTCATGAAACGTCTATCTCTAGCACGCCAAATAGACAAGATCTTGCGGAAGGATTCCCAg GAAAGGGCAAACAAAAGCTGGTTGGAACGGAGTGCAGAGTCATTAGAATTAGTAATGGAGAATTATGACAGTGAAGAGGAAAGAGTGAACAatttcaagcaaaagaaagcCAGCTCCAATCAATTAAAGAAGTTACAGCAG GAGCTCAATTTGTTGCTTTCACGACCGTTACgtccaaaatcattttcacatCGCTATCCAGCTGCA GCTGGTGTTACACATCTTATACAACATCAATTTGAAGAATTGGCTAAGCAAAATGTAGGTGGCAACTTAGTTTCTGGTGAAAACAAGAGAAGGAAGTTGATGGTTATTGGTCAAGATTGCATGGAACCACTCCAGGCACTTCGGAATGCTGGTCATGAG GTGCACATGGATGTGAAAGAGATGGCAGAAAAGCGAAGAAATGTGGAGAGTttgaggagaaaaagaaaagaggagaAGAAAC gTTTGCGTGACCAGCGTAGAAAGCAGAAGAAAAAATTAGAAGGGAGACAGTGA
- the LOC18603347 gene encoding haloacid dehalogenase-like hydrolase domain-containing protein At2g33255, with protein sequence MPSFLSKSFLRLPPKSPRFFRHFPMSTLTTKPRLRGVVFDMDGTLTVPVIDFAAMYKAVLGDDEYKRVKAENPCGIDILHHIENWNPDKQRKAYQIIADYEKQGLDRLQIMPGAVELCGFLDAKKIRRGLITRNIKESVDLFHQRFGMMFSPALSREFRPYKPDPAPLLHICSTWEVQPNEVMMVGDSLKDDVACGKQAGAVTCLLDERGRYISQDFARLDLTPDFKVSSLNEVYFLLESSFDLTP encoded by the exons ATGCCCTCATTTCTCTCCAAATCCTTCCTCCGTTTGCCCCCCAAATCCCCTCGCTTCTTCCGCCACTTTCCCATGTCCACTCTCACCACCAAACCTCGGCTTCGCGGCGTCGTTTTCGACATGGACGGCACCCTCACCGTCCCCGTCATCGACTTCGCTGCAATGTACAAGGCTGTCCTCGGTGACGACGAGTACAAGAGGGTCAAAGCTGAAAACCCGTGTGGGATTGATATTTTGCACCACATTGAGAATTGGAACCCCGATAAGCAGCGAAAAGCTTATCAGATTATTGCTGATTACGAAAAACAGGGCCTTGATCGCCTCCAAATCATGCCTG GTGCAGTAGAGCTTTGTGGTTTTCTTGatgcaaagaaaataag AAGGGGACTAATCACTCGCAATATCAAAGAATCAGTTGATCTGTTTCATCAACGGTTTGGG ATGATGTTTTCTCCAGCACTCAGCAGGGAGTTTCGTCCTTATAAACCAGACCCTGCTCCTCTGCTACATATCTGTTCCACTTGGGAAGTTCAACCAAATGAAGTCATGATGGTTGGTGATAGTCTTAAAGATGAT GTGGCTTGTGGGAAACAAGCGGGAGCAGTTACATGCTTGCTTGATGAAAGGGGGAGGTATATCTCTCAAGATTTTGCCAGATTGGATCTAACACCGGATTTCAAGGTGTCTTCCTTAAATGAAGTTTACTTCCTTCTGGAATCCAGTTTTGACCTAACACCCTGA
- the LOC18603345 gene encoding probable folate-biopterin transporter 8, chloroplastic, with product MIYPFCSTKNPISLINPRIPRIQERYTKLSNFQLRSIFRSFQHHNPIPNSNTVNKDIKPKTQLINPIIVTNPDEVSVRIGRISKAYEERKGLSQEGFKEMLALCGLGYWVQGFRCFPWLALNFHMAHNLNLHPSTLQLVQNSGNLPMAAKPLYGILSDALYIGGAHRIPYISIGVLLQVLSWGQLALIPVAGQALPTLMACVLLSNLGASITEVAKDALVTEYGQKQRITGLQSYAFMALAAGGILGNLLGGYFLLKAPPRTMFLIFSVLLSLQLAISLSEREEGLGLAQPLDYILKRQTISEIIRKQLSDLMIAISEESIFRPLTWIVASIAMVPILSGSIFCYQTQCLRLDPSVIGMSRVIGQLMLLSLTVLYDRYWKHIPMRKLIGAVQVSYASSLLLDLVLVKQINLGMGIPNEVFALCFSGLAENLAQFKVLPFSVLLATLCPRSCEGSLTSFLASALCLSSIISGFWGVGLAALLGIQSGDYSRLPVGIMIQFLAALLPLGWIHQVPMSQPVQKERKKGLSKRTRRNRRIGRVVIGSVFVYRRERESEVQK from the exons ATGATTTACCCATTTTGTTCCACAAAAAACCCAATAAGTTTAATCAATCCAAGAATCCCCAGAATCCAGGAGAGGTACACAAAGTTATCTAACTTTCAGTTAAGATCAATATTCAGGTCTTTTCAGCATCATAATCCTATTCCTAATAGCAATACGGTTAACAAGGACATAAAACCCAAAACCCAACTCATAAATCCTATCATAGTAACCAACCCAGATGAGGTTTCTGTCAGGATTGGCAGGATAAGCAAGGCATATGAGGAGAGGAAAGGTTTATCCCAAGAAGGTTTTAAGGAAATGTTGGCTTTGTGTGGGTTGGGATATTGGGTGCAAGGTTTTAGGTGTTTTCCATGGTTGGCTCTAAACTTCCACATGGCTCACAATCTAAACTTGCATCCTTCAACGTTGCAGCTTGTGCAGAACTCTGGTAACCTTCCCATGGCAGCTAAGCCTCTGTATGGAATTCTCTCTGATGCTCTCTACATCGGGGGTGCTCATAGAATACCTTATATTTCCATCGGAG TCCTTCTGCAGGTCTTGTCTTGGGGGCAATTAGCTTTGATTCCAGTTGCAGGTCAAGCCCTTCCTACCCTCATGGCATGTGTTCTTCTAAGTAATCTAGGAGCATCCATTACAGAAGTTGCAAAGGATGCTCTTGTGACAGAGTATGGCCAAAAACAGAGAATTACTGGACTCCAGTCTTATGCTTTCATGGCTTTAGCTGCTGGTGGGATCCTGGGCAACTTACTAGGGGGATATTTCTTACTCAAAGCACCACCCAGAACCATGTTCCTCATATTTTCAGTTCTATTATCTCTTCAGCTTGCAATTTCTTTATCAGAAAGAGAGGAAGGTCTTGGTTTAGCCCAACCTTTGGATTACATTCTTAAAAGACAAACAATTTCAGAAATTATCAGAAAGCAGCTATCTGATCTTATGATTGCCATCAGCGAGGAAAGCATATTCCGACCTCTAACTTGGATTGTAGCTTCTATTGCCATGGTTCCTATTCTGTCAGGCTCAATCTTTTGTTATCAAACTCAATGTCTACGTCTTGATCCTTCAGTTATTGGAATGTCACGAGTAATTGGCCAATTGATGCTTCTATCCTTGACTGTGCTTTATGACCGCTATTGGAAACATATTCCCATGAGGAAATTGATTGGTGCTGTACAGGTTTCGTACGCATCTTCCCTTCTTCTTGACCTCGTTTTAGTAAAACAGATCAATCTAGGTATGGGAATTCCCAATGAAGTGTTTGCCCTTTGTTTTTCTGGTTTAGCAGAAAATCTTGCACAATTTAAGGTTCTTCCTTTTTCAGTGCTGCTGGCAACTTTGTGTCCACGGAGTTGCGAAGGATCTCTTACTTCTTTCTTAGCATCAGCATTGTGCCTGTCATCAATTATTAGTGGATTTTGGGGAGTTGGGTTGGCTGCTTTGCTTGGAATACAATCTGGTGATTACTCACGCTTGCCTGTAGGAATAATGATACAGTTCCTTGCAGCACTATTGCCTTTAGGATGGATTCATCAAGTACCAATGTCTCAACCTGTtcagaaggaaagaaagaaaggtcTGAGTAAAAGAACTCGAAGAAACAGAAGGATTGGAAGAGTTGTGATTGGTTCAGTTTTTGTTTACCGGCGAGAAAGAGAATCTGAGGTACAGAAGTAG